In Elusimicrobiota bacterium, the following are encoded in one genomic region:
- a CDS encoding toxin-antitoxin system YwqK family antitoxin, with translation MKEIIVFLSIILISTGLFSEVTRKVMQRYTGGKIVKKVIYYDNGKEVAREFNYYNETIEKTGRIPDGVVKEYYNSGQLNMEMHFKDNKLDGITKRYSTKDSKLQEEWNYKDNKREGQSRLYYDNGKIKEEKNYKNDKLAGISKVYYESGQLFMEENYIDGKRDGIVKVYAESGQLIKEWIYKDDKREGISRGYYESGQLFVEENYKNDKREGISKGYSKSGKLHGEWNYSNDKQDGIGKVYYDSGKLHGEWMYRNDKLEGISKVYFESGRLQGEWNYKNNKQEGISREYFESGKLQNEWNYKNDKRDGTGKEYYENGKVKEEKNYKGGKLEGISRGYYENGQLREEQNCINDKREGVGKIYVEDGSILYKDNYRNDVKINRKKYNKEGKLEFSQDY, from the coding sequence GTGAAGGAAATAATAGTATTTTTGTCAATAATATTAATTTCAACTGGTCTTTTTTCGGAAGTTACAAGAAAAGTAATGCAAAGATATACTGGTGGTAAAATTGTAAAGAAGGTCATTTACTATGATAACGGAAAAGAAGTAGCCAGAGAATTTAATTATTATAATGAAACTATTGAAAAAACCGGAAGAATACCGGATGGTGTAGTAAAGGAATATTACAATAGCGGTCAATTGAATATGGAGATGCATTTTAAGGATAATAAATTAGATGGAATTACAAAGAGATATTCAACAAAAGATAGCAAGTTACAGGAAGAATGGAATTATAAAGACAATAAACGTGAAGGTCAAAGTAGATTGTATTATGATAATGGTAAAATAAAAGAAGAGAAAAACTACAAAAATGACAAATTAGCAGGGATAAGCAAAGTATATTATGAAAGTGGTCAGTTATTTATGGAAGAAAATTACATAGATGGCAAACGTGACGGCATAGTTAAAGTATATGCTGAAAGTGGACAGTTAATTAAAGAGTGGATTTATAAAGATGATAAACGGGAAGGTATAAGCAGAGGATATTATGAAAGCGGTCAGTTGTTTGTTGAAGAGAATTATAAAAATGATAAACGTGAAGGCATAAGTAAGGGATATTCTAAGAGCGGTAAGTTGCATGGTGAGTGGAACTACAGTAATGATAAACAGGATGGAATAGGCAAAGTATATTATGATAGCGGCAAATTGCACGGGGAGTGGATGTACAGGAATGATAAATTAGAAGGTATAAGTAAAGTTTATTTCGAAAGTGGCAGATTGCAGGGAGAGTGGAATTATAAAAACAACAAGCAGGAAGGTATTAGCAGAGAATATTTTGAAAGTGGCAAATTGCAAAATGAGTGGAACTATAAAAATGATAAACGTGACGGCACCGGAAAAGAATATTATGAAAATGGTAAGGTAAAAGAAGAAAAGAATTATAAGGGCGGTAAACTGGAGGGTATCAGCAGGGGATATTATGAAAACGGACAACTAAGAGAAGAACAAAATTGTATTAATGATAAGCGGGAAGGGGTAGGTAAAATATATGTTGAAGACGGCAGTATTTTATATAAAGATAATTACAGAAATGATGTAAAAATAAATAGAAAAAAATACAATAAAGAAGGTAAGCTTGAGTTTAGTCAGGATTATTAG
- a CDS encoding winged helix-turn-helix domain-containing protein, translating into MLQEIGLTAGDIWKYLEKNGEVSALKLKSALGITNTVLYMGIGWLARESKISITEYAKGYKVSINK; encoded by the coding sequence ATGTTGCAAGAAATTGGTTTAACTGCCGGCGATATCTGGAAGTATCTTGAAAAGAACGGTGAGGTGTCAGCATTAAAATTAAAATCGGCATTGGGAATTACCAATACTGTTTTATATATGGGTATCGGTTGGCTTGCACGTGAAAGTAAGATTAGTATAACTGAATATGCAAAAGGTTACAAAGTATCAATAAATAAATAA
- a CDS encoding GIY-YIG nuclease family protein gives MFKVYILRSLKDSKYYTGSTGNLKDRLKRHFDGRSLATKNRRPLILVYNKSFSTKIEALDFELYIKKQKSKFFIERLISSALIAQTG, from the coding sequence ATGTTCAAAGTTTATATATTGCGAAGTTTAAAAGATAGTAAATATTATACAGGGAGTACTGGAAATTTAAAAGATAGATTAAAAAGGCATTTTGATGGAAGGTCGTTAGCAACGAAGAATAGACGACCCTTAATATTAGTTTACAATAAGAGTTTTTCAACAAAAATAGAAGCTTTAGATTTTGAGCTGTACATAAAGAAACAAAAAAGCAAATTTTTTATTGAAAGATTGATTAGTTCTGCACTTATAGCTCAGACTGGATAG
- a CDS encoding undecaprenyl-diphosphate phosphatase has product MTFFKSIFLGFVQGLTEFLPVSSSGHLIIFQKLLNIGNQIEFDVFLHFATLFAVMIYFRNDILEILKGIFGKSEEGLKTLIGIIVASVPTAVIGLLFKKYFEEKFSQPRIVLVMLILTGLILWFSSKFSKSDSIDKDYSTAKISDFLLIGLFQGFAIMPGISRAGITISAALLLGFNRKYAFKYSMLLSVPAILGAGLLELKHFSINTDILAGGIIAMLSGILSLYVLSKILISRKFHLFSYYLWIVGIVGLIFL; this is encoded by the coding sequence ATGACTTTTTTTAAATCGATTTTTCTTGGGTTCGTACAAGGGCTTACCGAATTTCTTCCTGTATCGTCCAGCGGACATCTTATAATATTTCAAAAATTGTTAAATATAGGCAATCAGATTGAGTTTGATGTTTTTTTGCATTTTGCGACTCTTTTCGCAGTTATGATTTATTTTAGAAATGATATTTTAGAAATCCTTAAAGGAATATTTGGGAAAAGCGAAGAAGGATTAAAAACTTTAATAGGAATTATAGTAGCTTCTGTTCCTACTGCAGTCATAGGACTTTTATTTAAAAAATATTTTGAAGAAAAGTTTTCCCAACCAAGAATTGTCTTAGTAATGTTAATTTTAACCGGATTAATTCTGTGGTTTTCATCTAAGTTTTCCAAATCGGACAGTATTGATAAAGATTATTCAACTGCAAAAATATCTGATTTTCTGCTGATTGGTCTGTTTCAGGGGTTTGCAATAATGCCCGGGATTTCACGGGCAGGAATTACGATTTCCGCAGCACTTTTGTTAGGATTCAATAGGAAATATGCATTCAAATATTCAATGCTTTTGTCGGTTCCTGCAATTCTTGGTGCGGGATTATTAGAACTTAAGCATTTTTCTATCAACACTGACATACTTGCCGGCGGAATTATTGCAATGCTCTCAGGAATTTTGTCGCTTTATGTTTTGTCAAAAATTCTAATTAGCAGGAAATTTCATCTTTTTTCATATTATCTCTGGATAGTTGGTATTGTGGGATTGATATTTTTATAG
- a CDS encoding polyribonucleotide nucleotidyltransferase, translating to MKEIKISIDGKPLILKSGELAKQSSGAVMVQYGDTIVLATVNSALTLKENVDFLPLTVDYRERTYAAGKIPGGFFKREGRPREKEILTSRIIDRTIRPLFPKGYFYETQIIITLLSSDIENDSDVLSVIGASAALMQSDIPFVTPVGAVRIARINGDFVVNPTYSQRELSDVDLIISATEKGIVMMEGGPNEIDEDTILSAINFGLKYIPEIINCQREFLATNKRTTGALEIDNTIKSEITRKYKEKIEIAVKIHEKKDRELKLAEIKATAKLDFPEKENIVEKIIEELVKEVARYLIINMGVRSDGRKPDEIRPIDCKLSVLPRTHGSAVFTRGQTQALVTATLGTPQDMQIMDELAGEYKKRFMLHYNFPSFAVGEVKPERGPGRREIGHGALAEKSLEKVLPSEETFPYAIRIVSDILESNGSSSMATVCGGSLALMDAGIPIKAAVAGIAMGLMIERDKHVILTDIQGLEDHFGDMDLKVAGTRNGITAIQMDIKIESIDMKILEELFQKAKIARLKILDIMDKTISKPKSEMSSYAPKMITLTVSISKIKDVIGSGGKTIRKIISETGAEVNVEDDGKIFISAEDEKSLNHAKQMIEYLTADAEVGKLYKGKVVSITNFGAFVEVLPGKDGLVHISQIEEQRVEKVEDVLKIGDEIWVKVMEIDKQGRINLSKKQATREMAKK from the coding sequence ATGAAAGAAATTAAAATTAGCATTGATGGTAAACCTCTTATATTAAAAAGCGGTGAATTAGCAAAACAATCGTCAGGGGCAGTGATGGTTCAGTACGGTGACACAATAGTTTTGGCGACAGTGAATTCAGCATTAACTTTAAAAGAAAATGTTGATTTTCTGCCGCTTACTGTTGACTACCGTGAAAGAACTTATGCCGCAGGGAAAATTCCCGGCGGATTTTTTAAAAGAGAAGGAAGACCTCGCGAAAAAGAAATATTGACTTCAAGAATAATTGATAGGACAATAAGACCTCTTTTTCCTAAAGGATATTTTTACGAAACGCAAATCATAATTACGTTGCTTTCATCAGATATTGAGAATGATTCGGATGTGCTGTCAGTAATAGGTGCCTCCGCGGCACTCATGCAGTCGGATATTCCTTTTGTAACACCCGTTGGTGCGGTTAGGATTGCCAGAATAAACGGAGACTTTGTTGTAAATCCTACATATTCACAAAGAGAGTTATCTGATGTTGACCTTATAATTTCTGCTACTGAAAAAGGCATTGTAATGATGGAGGGTGGTCCTAACGAAATAGATGAAGATACTATATTGTCGGCAATAAATTTCGGGCTTAAATATATACCTGAAATAATCAATTGCCAAAGAGAATTCTTAGCAACAAACAAAAGGACTACAGGTGCTTTGGAAATTGATAATACAATAAAATCTGAAATAACCCGGAAATATAAAGAGAAAATTGAAATAGCGGTAAAAATACATGAAAAAAAAGACAGGGAATTAAAGCTTGCTGAAATAAAAGCAACAGCAAAGTTGGATTTTCCGGAAAAAGAGAACATTGTTGAGAAAATTATTGAAGAGTTGGTTAAAGAAGTAGCGCGTTATTTAATAATAAATATGGGTGTCCGGTCCGATGGTAGAAAGCCTGATGAAATAAGACCTATCGATTGTAAGTTAAGTGTATTACCTCGCACACACGGGTCTGCGGTTTTTACACGCGGACAGACACAGGCACTGGTAACCGCAACACTGGGAACACCTCAGGATATGCAGATAATGGACGAGCTCGCAGGCGAATATAAAAAGAGATTCATGCTTCATTATAATTTCCCGTCATTTGCTGTTGGAGAAGTTAAACCCGAAAGAGGACCGGGGAGACGGGAAATCGGTCACGGAGCTCTTGCGGAAAAATCACTGGAAAAAGTGTTACCTTCAGAAGAAACTTTCCCATATGCAATAAGAATTGTTTCAGATATTCTTGAGTCAAATGGTTCATCGTCAATGGCGACTGTTTGTGGCGGTTCGCTTGCACTAATGGATGCCGGAATTCCGATAAAAGCGGCAGTTGCAGGAATAGCGATGGGTCTTATGATAGAACGGGACAAGCATGTAATATTAACTGATATACAGGGGCTTGAAGACCATTTTGGAGATATGGACTTAAAAGTTGCAGGAACCAGGAATGGTATTACAGCTATACAAATGGATATAAAAATTGAATCTATTGACATGAAGATTCTTGAAGAACTTTTTCAAAAAGCAAAGATAGCAAGATTGAAAATATTAGATATTATGGATAAGACGATATCGAAACCAAAAAGCGAGATGTCATCTTATGCACCCAAAATGATTACTTTAACGGTGAGTATTTCAAAGATAAAAGATGTTATTGGTTCCGGTGGTAAAACTATAAGGAAGATAATCAGTGAAACTGGTGCCGAAGTTAATGTTGAAGACGACGGTAAAATATTTATATCAGCAGAAGATGAAAAATCATTAAATCATGCTAAACAGATGATAGAATATCTTACTGCGGACGCTGAGGTTGGTAAATTATATAAAGGCAAGGTTGTTTCAATAACAAACTTTGGGGCTTTTGTTGAAGTACTTCCCGGTAAAGACGGATTAGTTCATATTTCGCAGATAGAGGAACAGCGGGTTGAAAAAGTGGAGGATGTTTTAAAGATAGGTGATGAAATATGGGTGAAAGTAATGGAAATAGACAAACAAGGCAGAATCAACCTCTCCAAGAAGCAGGCAACGAGAGAAATGGCAAAAAAATAA
- the rpsO gene encoding 30S ribosomal protein S15, with translation MIEKSRKRKILEEFKIHPTDTGSPNVQIAVMTDRINQLSSEHFKKNPKDHASRRGLLMLVSRRRQLLNYLKKNNPKSYSEIIGRLDIRK, from the coding sequence ATGATTGAAAAATCAAGAAAAAGAAAGATTTTGGAAGAGTTTAAAATTCATCCAACTGATACCGGTTCGCCTAATGTTCAGATTGCAGTTATGACAGACAGGATTAATCAGCTGAGTAGTGAACATTTTAAGAAAAATCCTAAAGATCATGCATCAAGAAGAGGTCTTCTTATGTTAGTTAGTAGAAGAAGGCAACTTTTGAATTATCTGAAGAAGAATAATCCGAAAAGTTATTCGGAAATTATAGGAAGACTTGATATTCGGAAATAG
- a CDS encoding PHP domain-containing protein produces MKQKTTLLFLLIFFFSKSLLVSRNTDYVSDHIKYDRIFYLDENYNFNEKDRYSTIVNEEQVDELYVQQNEFYKMVDDRKLLLNKTADGISLNIFHFAELSQLPDILLKEKKYLDMELYTDLAFDIINSKKLKADNGIICDFHIHTVYSHDSASDIVSLLKKSSEKGFGAIAIADHNRMDGVRRTIEISEHLKKEKTINPDFIIIPAEEISVNDGSHIGAIFINTYIEKGMTAEETIREIHKQGGLAIALHPGKKTELGIKLARNLDFDAVEVGNSSDFLPYDFYRNKSLNKKLKKTKVFGNNTHMSQGIGFLGYNVVFTDNKSIEGIKESVAQGKVKPVFTGLYYGYYNFFEFKPVDFLYSTFDIYDTVKRNLEYSAGKLLFSNDFTVKTTIDDPLYDIFNVFQSHKYINKKDDNPFRQPVKFLYISISYGMFNVTYNFPEEKTKSFVKFMF; encoded by the coding sequence ATGAAGCAAAAAACAACACTTTTATTTTTACTCATATTTTTTTTCAGTAAATCACTTCTAGTATCAAGGAATACAGATTATGTATCTGACCATATAAAATATGATAGAATATTTTATTTAGATGAAAACTATAATTTTAATGAAAAAGACAGATACTCTACAATAGTCAATGAGGAACAGGTTGATGAATTATACGTACAGCAAAATGAGTTCTACAAAATGGTGGACGACAGAAAACTGTTGCTTAACAAAACAGCAGACGGTATTTCTTTAAATATCTTTCACTTTGCAGAATTATCACAATTACCTGATATTTTATTAAAAGAAAAAAAATATTTAGATATGGAATTATATACTGATTTGGCATTTGATATTATTAATTCCAAAAAGCTAAAAGCAGACAACGGAATTATTTGTGATTTCCACATACACACTGTTTATTCACACGATTCAGCATCTGATATTGTAAGTTTATTAAAAAAATCCAGCGAAAAAGGTTTTGGAGCAATTGCAATTGCAGACCACAATCGAATGGACGGCGTCAGAAGAACTATTGAAATTTCTGAGCATTTAAAAAAGGAAAAAACAATAAACCCGGATTTTATCATTATACCCGCAGAAGAAATTTCCGTAAATGACGGCTCGCACATAGGCGCTATATTCATTAACACATATATAGAAAAAGGAATGACAGCTGAAGAAACAATACGTGAAATTCACAAACAGGGCGGATTAGCAATTGCATTGCATCCCGGAAAAAAAACTGAACTGGGAATTAAACTGGCGAGAAATTTAGATTTTGACGCTGTTGAAGTAGGAAACAGTTCTGACTTTTTACCCTACGATTTTTACAGAAATAAATCATTGAATAAAAAATTAAAGAAAACTAAAGTTTTCGGCAATAATACGCACATGAGCCAAGGTATAGGTTTCCTGGGTTACAATGTTGTATTTACTGATAATAAATCTATTGAAGGAATAAAAGAAAGCGTTGCTCAGGGGAAAGTAAAACCTGTTTTCACAGGATTATACTACGGATATTATAATTTTTTTGAATTTAAACCGGTAGATTTTTTATATTCCACATTTGACATATATGATACAGTAAAAAGAAACCTTGAATATTCAGCCGGTAAGCTGCTTTTTTCAAATGATTTTACGGTCAAAACAACAATAGATGATCCGTTGTATGATATCTTTAATGTTTTTCAAAGCCACAAATATATAAACAAAAAAGATGATAACCCATTCCGGCAACCAGTTAAATTTTTATATATTTCTATTTCATACGGAATGTTTAACGTAACTTATAATTTTCCAGAAGAGAAAACAAAATCTTTTGTAAAATTTATGTTTTAA
- a CDS encoding acetyl-CoA carboxylase, biotin carboxyl carrier protein, translating to MGESNGNRQTRQNQPLQEAGNERNGKKIKEIEDIISAYDFMKVEGLSEIEFDANNIKFHIKRKVDSIIPRSHPVVVEHEQEKEEISDAASIKSPLSGTFYCSPKHGEPPFVNVGDVVEEGKTLCIIEAMKIMNEIKADFSCKIIKILAVNKKSISSGEVLFLVKPV from the coding sequence ATGGGTGAAAGTAATGGAAATAGACAAACAAGGCAGAATCAACCTCTCCAAGAAGCAGGCAACGAGAGAAATGGCAAAAAAATAAAAGAAATAGAAGATATTATTTCAGCATATGATTTTATGAAAGTTGAAGGACTTTCTGAAATTGAATTCGATGCTAATAATATCAAATTTCATATTAAGAGAAAAGTAGACAGCATCATACCGCGCAGTCACCCTGTTGTTGTTGAACACGAACAGGAAAAAGAAGAAATTTCTGATGCGGCAAGTATTAAGTCGCCGCTTTCAGGAACTTTTTATTGTTCACCTAAACACGGGGAACCGCCTTTTGTCAATGTGGGTGATGTTGTGGAAGAGGGAAAAACTCTTTGCATAATTGAAGCTATGAAAATTATGAATGAAATAAAAGCAGATTTTAGTTGTAAAATTATAAAAATACTGGCTGTTAATAAAAAATCTATTTCCAGCGGCGAAGTGCTTTTTTTGGTAAAACCCGTATAA